The Burkholderiales bacterium genome has a segment encoding these proteins:
- a CDS encoding enoyl-CoA hydratase-related protein gives MADTPLTYESKDGIAVITLNRPEKRNAINNDMALALRDAWFRLNESDDRVGVITHAGAHFTGGADIKGPPEDFPACVPNVGVELEKPLIAAVGGWVVGGGVVVVQMCDLCVAADDARFMFPEAKVGFTGAVVAGLAAKIPHKVAMELMLLGEEIGARRMYEVGFVNKLARPGEQLEAALAYARRLAENAPLVLGVLREFVSHVIPRGPSELAAYGRLAIAGVRKSEDAKEGVAAFKEKRKPRFRGR, from the coding sequence ATGGCTGATACGCCGCTGACGTACGAATCGAAAGACGGTATCGCCGTCATTACCCTGAACCGACCCGAGAAGCGCAACGCGATCAACAACGACATGGCGCTCGCGCTGCGGGACGCGTGGTTCAGGCTCAACGAGAGCGACGATCGGGTCGGCGTCATCACGCACGCCGGCGCCCATTTCACCGGAGGCGCCGACATCAAAGGGCCGCCCGAGGATTTCCCCGCATGCGTCCCGAACGTCGGCGTGGAGCTCGAGAAACCGCTCATCGCGGCGGTCGGCGGATGGGTCGTCGGCGGCGGCGTGGTCGTCGTGCAGATGTGCGATCTGTGCGTCGCCGCGGACGATGCGCGCTTCATGTTTCCCGAGGCCAAAGTCGGATTCACCGGCGCGGTGGTCGCGGGCCTGGCCGCGAAGATTCCGCACAAGGTGGCGATGGAGCTCATGCTCCTCGGGGAGGAGATCGGCGCACGGCGCATGTACGAAGTAGGCTTCGTCAACAAGCTCGCGCGTCCCGGCGAGCAGCTCGAAGCCGCGCTCGCCTACGCGCGGCGTCTCGCGGAGAACGCGCCGCTCGTGCTCGGCGTGCTGCGCGAGTTCGTCTCGCACGTGATTCCGCGAGGACCTTCGGAGCTCGCGGCCTACGGCCGGCTCGCGATCGCGGGCGTGCGCAAGAGCGAAGATGCGAAGGAAGGGGTCGCGGCGTTCAAGGAAAAGCGCAAGCCGCGCTTCCGCGGCCGATGA